The proteins below come from a single Stomoxys calcitrans chromosome 1, idStoCalc2.1, whole genome shotgun sequence genomic window:
- the LOC106090298 gene encoding ecdysone-induced protein 75B, isoforms C/D isoform X5 gives MTVGSREDLFANAKPIDDTERLIGRVLAEFDGTTVLCRVCGDKASGFHYGVHSCEGCKGFFRRSIQQKIQYRPCTKNQQCSILRINRNRCQYCRLKKCIAVGMSRDAVRFGRVPKREKARILAAMQQSTQNRGQQRALASELDDQPRLLSAVLRAHLDTCEFTKEKVAAMRQRARECPSYSMPTLLACPLNPAPELQSEQEFSQRFAHVIRGVIDFAGMIPGFQLLSQDDKFTLLKAGLFDALFVRLICMFDNSINSIICLNGQVMRRDAIQNGANARFLVDSTFNFAERMNSMNLTDAEIGLFCAIVLITPDRPGLRNIELIERMYNRLKGCLQTIINQNRPDQPEFMSKLLETMPDLRTLSTLHTEKLVVFRTEHKELLRQQMWSMDDDQQILSKSPNGWDDHRMDVEAKSPLGSVSSTESGDLEYQIASTTTASHQTHSHHGSQQTSSLASSAPLLAATLSGSCPLRNRANSGSSGDSTNELDIVGSHAHLTQNGLTITPIVRAHSHQQLHHHLTTGTTQHRYRKLDSPTDSGIESGNEKNECGSKTVSSGGSSSCSSPRSSVDDALDCSENNGAASTTQVTVSVSPVRSPQPLSAAATSTSNALSSSSSSSSSSSTLATSSASASALATATLKRQIVDDMPVLKRVLQAPPLYDTNSLMDEAYKPHKKFRALRHREFEGAEADATSSTNNNISTASSSSSSSCIPAAATSPQLVNSAQSPPPTAAIGAASPQQQITTAAAASSNHVLIAAHSPQPAAFVASPPAIAQHQSQLHMHLTRPTPTNSNSGVNLQQQPSSLSSTHSVLAKSLMAEPRMTPEQMKRSDIIQNYIMRETSASNNLMACSPHGPGSRSPAPGHGLGHSSNSSMHGHYPASSNSPNSMSSPNSNCNSPSTTTVTGMASPPAGGVSAGRWAGHSVITTTTINQRQQSVSPSSNGSSSSSTSSSTSSSSSSGCPYFQSPHSTSASVSPPRPSPSAMNTPPRLLELQVDIADSQQPLNLSKKSPTPPPSKLQALVAAATAAQRYPTVSADVTVTATSGSSAAAVNSSTPTPPQVQKVMLEA, from the exons CGGTGCGATTTGGTCGCGTGCCAAAACGTGAAAAGGCTCGCATATTGGCCGCCATGCAACAATCCACCCAAAATCGTGGCCAACAGAGAGCTTTAGCCTCAGAGTTGGATGATCAGCCGCGTTTACTATCAGCAGTGCTAAGAGCCCATTTGGATACATGCGAGTTCACCAAAGAAAAGGTTGCTGCCATGCGTCAGAGGGCTCGTGAATGTCCTTCCTATTCAATGCCCACCTTATTG GCTTGTCCCCTCAATCCCGCCCCAGAACTACAATCCGAGCAGGAATTCTCACAACGCTTCGCCCATGTTATACGTGGTGTCATTGATTTTGCTGGTATGATTCCCGGTTTCCAGTTACTGTCACAAGACGACAAATTCACCCTGCTAAAGGCTGGCCTCTTCGATGCTCTATTCGTGCGTTTGATTTGCATGTTTGACAATTCCATCAACAGCATTATCTGCCTCAATGGCCAGGTGATGCGTCGCGATGCTATACAAAATGGTGCTAATGCCCGTTTCCTGGTCGATTCCACATTCAATTTTGCCGAACGCATGAATTCCATGAATTTAACCGATGCCGAGATTGGCCTCTTCTGCGCCATCGTTCTCATCACCCCGGATCGGCCGGGTTTGCGCAACATAGAGCTGATTGAGCGCATGTACAATCGCCTCAAGGGCTGCCTGCAGACCATCATCAATCAAAATCGTCCAGATCAGCCGGAGTTTATGAGCAAATTGTTGGAGACCATGCCCGATTTACGTACTCTGAGCACTTTGCACACCGAAAAGTTGGTGGTGTTCCGCACCGAACACAAAGAGCTGTTGCGCCAGCAAATGTGGTCCATGGATGATGATCAACAGATTTTGTCCAAGAGTCCCAATGGCTGGGATGATCATCGCATGGATGTGGAGGCCAAGAGTCCATTGGGCTCAGTGTCCAGCACTGAGTCGGGCGATTTGGAATATCAGATTGCCAGCACCACCACCGCCTCGCATCAGACGCACAGCCATCATGGCAGCCAGCAAACCTCCTCGTTGGCTTCCTCTGCTCCATTATTGGCGGCCACGCTGTCGGGCTCCTGCCCGTTGCGCAATCGTGCCAATTCTGGCTCCTCGGGTGACTCCACCAACGAATTGGACATTGTAGGCTCGCATGCGCATTTGACCCAAAACGGCTTGACAATCACACCAATTGTAAGGGCGCACTCCCACCAACAACTGCATCATCATCTGACGACTGGCACCACCCAGCATCGTTATCGCAAATTGGATTCACCCACCGACTCGGGCATTGAATCGGGCAATGAGAAAAATGAGTGCGGCAGCAAAACCGTAAGTTCGGGTGGCTCATCGTCCTGTTCGAGTCCGCGCTCTAGCGTGGATGATGCTTTGGATTGCAGCGAAAACAATGGAGCAGCTTCTACCACACAGGTGACAGTGTCTGTATCGCCAGTGCGCTCACCACAACCCTTGTCCGCAGCGGCCACCTCAACATCAAATGCTTTGTCATCAtcgtcctcctcctcctcaTCGTCGTCTACATTAGCGACGTCCTCGGCTTCGGCTTCGGCCTTGGCCACGGCCACTTTGAAGAGACAAATTGTGGACGATATGCCGGTTTTGAAGCGGGTGCTGCAGGCTCCTCCTTTGTATGACACTAACTCCTTGATGGATGAGGCCTATAAGCCGCACAAGAAATTCAGAGCTTTGCGCCATCGCGAATTCGAAGGTGCTGAGGCAGATGCCACCAGttccaccaacaacaacattagcACTGCTTCCTCATCCTCCTCGTCATCATGCATACCTGCCGCCGCCACAAGTCCTCAATTGGTCAACAGTGCACAGAGCCCTCCACCAACAGCAGCAATAGGCGCAGCATCACCCCAGCAACAAATCACCACAGCGGCTGCGGCCTCCTCCAACCATGTGCTGATTGCAGCGCATTCACCGCAGCCAGCTGCATTTGTAGCCTCACCACCAGCCATTGCTCAACACCAAAGTCAACTGCACATGCATTTGACAAGGCCAACACCCACCAACTCGAACAGTGGCGTCAATCTGCAACAGCAGCCCTCCTCCTTGTCCAGCACGCATTCGGTATTGGCCAAATCCCTGATGGCCGAGCCCAGAATGACTCCGGAACAAATGAAGCGTTCGGACATCATACAAAACTACATCATGCGGGAAACCTCGGCATCCAATAATCTAATGGCCTGCTCACCGCATGGTCCGGGCAGTCGCAGTCCGGCACCGGGCCATGGTCTGGGtcacagcagcaacagcagcatgcATGGACATTATCCGGCCAGCAGTAATTCGCCCAATTCCATGAGTTCGCCAAATTCCAACTGCAATTCTCCGTCGACGACCACAGTGACAGGAATGGCCTCACCACCCGCGGGGGGAGTGAGTGCAGGGCGTTGGGCCGGTCACTCAGTCATCACCACCACGACGATAAATCAACGCCAACAGTCGGTGTCGCCCAGCAGCAAtggctcatcatcttcctccaCCTCATCGTCGACCTCATCTTCGTCGTCCTCGGGTTGCCCGTATTTCCAGTCGCCGCACTCGACTTCGGCCTCAGTCTCACCGCCCAGGCCCTCACCGTCGGCCATGAATACACCGCCGCGTCTCTTAGAGCTGCAGGTGGACATTGCCGATTCGCAGCAGCCCCTCAACCTTTCCAAGAAATCGCCCACACCGCCTCCCAGTAAATTGCAGGCTTTGGTTGCAGCAGCCACAGCTGCTCAGCGTTATCCCACAGTATCGGCTGATGTGACAGTGACAGCAACCAGTGGTAGCTCAGCGGCGGCTGTCAACTCTTCAACGCCGACCCCACCTCAAGTGCAAAAAGTCATGTTGGAAGCGTAA
- the LOC106090298 gene encoding ecdysone-induced protein 75B, isoforms C/D isoform X6 has product MAEELPILKSILKGNVNYHNAPVRFGRVPKREKARILAAMQQSTQNRGQQRALASELDDQPRLLSAVLRAHLDTCEFTKEKVAAMRQRARECPSYSMPTLLACPLNPAPELQSEQEFSQRFAHVIRGVIDFAGMIPGFQLLSQDDKFTLLKAGLFDALFVRLICMFDNSINSIICLNGQVMRRDAIQNGANARFLVDSTFNFAERMNSMNLTDAEIGLFCAIVLITPDRPGLRNIELIERMYNRLKGCLQTIINQNRPDQPEFMSKLLETMPDLRTLSTLHTEKLVVFRTEHKELLRQQMWSMDDDQQILSKSPNGWDDHRMDVEAKSPLGSVSSTESGDLEYQIASTTTASHQTHSHHGSQQTSSLASSAPLLAATLSGSCPLRNRANSGSSGDSTNELDIVGSHAHLTQNGLTITPIVRAHSHQQLHHHLTTGTTQHRYRKLDSPTDSGIESGNEKNECGSKTVSSGGSSSCSSPRSSVDDALDCSENNGAASTTQVTVSVSPVRSPQPLSAAATSTSNALSSSSSSSSSSSTLATSSASASALATATLKRQIVDDMPVLKRVLQAPPLYDTNSLMDEAYKPHKKFRALRHREFEGAEADATSSTNNNISTASSSSSSSCIPAAATSPQLVNSAQSPPPTAAIGAASPQQQITTAAAASSNHVLIAAHSPQPAAFVASPPAIAQHQSQLHMHLTRPTPTNSNSGVNLQQQPSSLSSTHSVLAKSLMAEPRMTPEQMKRSDIIQNYIMRETSASNNLMACSPHGPGSRSPAPGHGLGHSSNSSMHGHYPASSNSPNSMSSPNSNCNSPSTTTVTGMASPPAGGVSAGRWAGHSVITTTTINQRQQSVSPSSNGSSSSSTSSSTSSSSSSGCPYFQSPHSTSASVSPPRPSPSAMNTPPRLLELQVDIADSQQPLNLSKKSPTPPPSKLQALVAAATAAQRYPTVSADVTVTATSGSSAAAVNSSTPTPPQVQKVMLEA; this is encoded by the exons CGGTGCGATTTGGTCGCGTGCCAAAACGTGAAAAGGCTCGCATATTGGCCGCCATGCAACAATCCACCCAAAATCGTGGCCAACAGAGAGCTTTAGCCTCAGAGTTGGATGATCAGCCGCGTTTACTATCAGCAGTGCTAAGAGCCCATTTGGATACATGCGAGTTCACCAAAGAAAAGGTTGCTGCCATGCGTCAGAGGGCTCGTGAATGTCCTTCCTATTCAATGCCCACCTTATTG GCTTGTCCCCTCAATCCCGCCCCAGAACTACAATCCGAGCAGGAATTCTCACAACGCTTCGCCCATGTTATACGTGGTGTCATTGATTTTGCTGGTATGATTCCCGGTTTCCAGTTACTGTCACAAGACGACAAATTCACCCTGCTAAAGGCTGGCCTCTTCGATGCTCTATTCGTGCGTTTGATTTGCATGTTTGACAATTCCATCAACAGCATTATCTGCCTCAATGGCCAGGTGATGCGTCGCGATGCTATACAAAATGGTGCTAATGCCCGTTTCCTGGTCGATTCCACATTCAATTTTGCCGAACGCATGAATTCCATGAATTTAACCGATGCCGAGATTGGCCTCTTCTGCGCCATCGTTCTCATCACCCCGGATCGGCCGGGTTTGCGCAACATAGAGCTGATTGAGCGCATGTACAATCGCCTCAAGGGCTGCCTGCAGACCATCATCAATCAAAATCGTCCAGATCAGCCGGAGTTTATGAGCAAATTGTTGGAGACCATGCCCGATTTACGTACTCTGAGCACTTTGCACACCGAAAAGTTGGTGGTGTTCCGCACCGAACACAAAGAGCTGTTGCGCCAGCAAATGTGGTCCATGGATGATGATCAACAGATTTTGTCCAAGAGTCCCAATGGCTGGGATGATCATCGCATGGATGTGGAGGCCAAGAGTCCATTGGGCTCAGTGTCCAGCACTGAGTCGGGCGATTTGGAATATCAGATTGCCAGCACCACCACCGCCTCGCATCAGACGCACAGCCATCATGGCAGCCAGCAAACCTCCTCGTTGGCTTCCTCTGCTCCATTATTGGCGGCCACGCTGTCGGGCTCCTGCCCGTTGCGCAATCGTGCCAATTCTGGCTCCTCGGGTGACTCCACCAACGAATTGGACATTGTAGGCTCGCATGCGCATTTGACCCAAAACGGCTTGACAATCACACCAATTGTAAGGGCGCACTCCCACCAACAACTGCATCATCATCTGACGACTGGCACCACCCAGCATCGTTATCGCAAATTGGATTCACCCACCGACTCGGGCATTGAATCGGGCAATGAGAAAAATGAGTGCGGCAGCAAAACCGTAAGTTCGGGTGGCTCATCGTCCTGTTCGAGTCCGCGCTCTAGCGTGGATGATGCTTTGGATTGCAGCGAAAACAATGGAGCAGCTTCTACCACACAGGTGACAGTGTCTGTATCGCCAGTGCGCTCACCACAACCCTTGTCCGCAGCGGCCACCTCAACATCAAATGCTTTGTCATCAtcgtcctcctcctcctcaTCGTCGTCTACATTAGCGACGTCCTCGGCTTCGGCTTCGGCCTTGGCCACGGCCACTTTGAAGAGACAAATTGTGGACGATATGCCGGTTTTGAAGCGGGTGCTGCAGGCTCCTCCTTTGTATGACACTAACTCCTTGATGGATGAGGCCTATAAGCCGCACAAGAAATTCAGAGCTTTGCGCCATCGCGAATTCGAAGGTGCTGAGGCAGATGCCACCAGttccaccaacaacaacattagcACTGCTTCCTCATCCTCCTCGTCATCATGCATACCTGCCGCCGCCACAAGTCCTCAATTGGTCAACAGTGCACAGAGCCCTCCACCAACAGCAGCAATAGGCGCAGCATCACCCCAGCAACAAATCACCACAGCGGCTGCGGCCTCCTCCAACCATGTGCTGATTGCAGCGCATTCACCGCAGCCAGCTGCATTTGTAGCCTCACCACCAGCCATTGCTCAACACCAAAGTCAACTGCACATGCATTTGACAAGGCCAACACCCACCAACTCGAACAGTGGCGTCAATCTGCAACAGCAGCCCTCCTCCTTGTCCAGCACGCATTCGGTATTGGCCAAATCCCTGATGGCCGAGCCCAGAATGACTCCGGAACAAATGAAGCGTTCGGACATCATACAAAACTACATCATGCGGGAAACCTCGGCATCCAATAATCTAATGGCCTGCTCACCGCATGGTCCGGGCAGTCGCAGTCCGGCACCGGGCCATGGTCTGGGtcacagcagcaacagcagcatgcATGGACATTATCCGGCCAGCAGTAATTCGCCCAATTCCATGAGTTCGCCAAATTCCAACTGCAATTCTCCGTCGACGACCACAGTGACAGGAATGGCCTCACCACCCGCGGGGGGAGTGAGTGCAGGGCGTTGGGCCGGTCACTCAGTCATCACCACCACGACGATAAATCAACGCCAACAGTCGGTGTCGCCCAGCAGCAAtggctcatcatcttcctccaCCTCATCGTCGACCTCATCTTCGTCGTCCTCGGGTTGCCCGTATTTCCAGTCGCCGCACTCGACTTCGGCCTCAGTCTCACCGCCCAGGCCCTCACCGTCGGCCATGAATACACCGCCGCGTCTCTTAGAGCTGCAGGTGGACATTGCCGATTCGCAGCAGCCCCTCAACCTTTCCAAGAAATCGCCCACACCGCCTCCCAGTAAATTGCAGGCTTTGGTTGCAGCAGCCACAGCTGCTCAGCGTTATCCCACAGTATCGGCTGATGTGACAGTGACAGCAACCAGTGGTAGCTCAGCGGCGGCTGTCAACTCTTCAACGCCGACCCCACCTCAAGTGCAAAAAGTCATGTTGGAAGCGTAA